One window from the genome of Magnolia sinica isolate HGM2019 chromosome 4, MsV1, whole genome shotgun sequence encodes:
- the LOC131243641 gene encoding probable phosphoribosylformylglycinamidine synthase, chloroplastic/mitochondrial: protein MAAFGEIAVAEFLQGSQRQSMILNRSWSSKQKRRVIRGSFLNRQSSSSNGHLATRAPLVLKARAVVSGGISNTVDEEASLLESIGGVVHFYRIPLIRESATEELLKLAQRKISNQIVDLKTEQCFNIGLSSVLSSEKLGILKWLLGETYEPQNLLTESFLNEGREGVSTVLVEVGPRLSFTTAWSANAVSICHSCTLTEVTRLERSRRYLLFLKAGKGVSRENLVREFAAMVHDRMTECIYPSKLMSFETTMVPEAVRQVPVIERGREALEEINEKMGLAFDEQDLQYYTRLFRDDIRRNPTTVELFDIAQSNSEHSRHWFFNGKLVIDGKPMDNTLFQIVKSTLKANPKNSVIGFKDNSSAIKGFSVNTLRPVTPGSTSPLCSLTRDLDILFTAETHNFPCAVAPYPGAETGVGGRIRDTHATGRGSFVVASTAGYCVGNLQMEGSYAPWEDLSFAYPSNLASPLQILIDASNGASDYGNKFGEPLIQGYTRTFGMRLPSGERREWLKPIMFSAGIGQIDHAHISKGEPDIGMLVVKIGGPAYRIGMGGGAASSMVSGQNDAELDFNAVQRGDAEMSQKLYRVVRACVEMGEENPIISIHDQGAGGNCNVVKEIIYPKGAEIDIRAIVVGDQTMSVLEIWGAEYQEQDAILVKPESQSLLHSICERERVSMAVIGTISGDGRVVLVDSLAMEHCQSSGLPLPPPAVDLELEKVLGDMPQKIFEFKRAAQAREPLDIAPGISLFDCLKRVLRLPSVCSKRFLTTKVDRCVTGLVAQQQTVGPLQLPLSDVAVIAQTYTDITGGACAIGEQPIKGLLNPKAMARLAVGEALTNLVWAKVTSLCDVKASGNWMYAAKLDGEGADMYDAATALAESMIELGIAIDGGKDSLSMAAHASGEVVKAPGSLVISVYVTCPDITMTVTPDLKLGDDGVLLHIDLAKGKRRLGGSALAQVFDQVGNECPDLDDVPYLKSIFESIQELLSEGLISAGHDISDGGFIVCILEMAFAGNCGLQLDLASRGKSLFQALFAEELGLVLEVNKRDVDTVMEKLHAAHVSADIIGHVTKSPIIEIHVDGLPQLKEETTHLRDMWEDTSFQLEGFQRLASCVDLEKTGLKSRHVPSWVLSFTPRFTDEKWMVVSSKPKVAVIREEGSNGDREMSAALYAAGFEPWDIAMSDLLSGHASLREFRGLVFVGGFSYADVLDSAKGWSASIRFNKMLLNEFQEFYDRPNTFSLGVCNGCQLMALLGWVPGSQVGGVLGAGGDMSQPRFVHNESGRFECRFTSVTIGESPSIMFKGMEGSTLGVWAAHGEGRAYFPEKGILDRVLESNLAPLRYCDDDRSVTEVYPFNPNGSPLGVASLCSPDGRHLAMMPHPERCFMMWQFPWYPKEWDVDRKGPSPWLRMFQNAREWCQ from the coding sequence ATGGCTGCCTTCGGCGAGATTGCGGTGGCGGAATTTCTGCAGGGATCGCAGAGGCAGAGTATGATCTTGAATCGAAGCTGGAGTAGTAAGCAGAAGCGCCGTGTGATTCGCGGCAGCTTTCTGAATCGGCAGTCTTCGTCTTCAAATGGCCATCTTGCAACGAGGGCCCCACTCGTATTGAAGGCCAGAGCTGTGGTTTCAGGAGGAATCTCCAATACAGTAGATGAAGAAGCCAGTCTGTTGGAAAGCATTGGTGGGGTGGTGCATTTTTACCGGATTCCGTTGATTCGAGAGAGCGCGACAGAAGAGCTGCTGAAGCTGGCCCAGAGGAAGATTTCTAATCAGATCGTTGATTTAAAGACGGAGCAATGTTTCAATATCGGATTGAGTTCTGTTCTGTCGAGCGAAAAGCTTGGAATTTTGAAATGGCTTCTTGGGGAGACATATGAGCCACAGAATCTGCTTACAGAGAGCTTTCTCAATGAGGGGCGGGAAGGCGTTAGCACTGTATTGGTTGAGGTGGGGCCGCGTCTGTCCTTCACGACAGCCTGGTCTGCTAATGCGGTCTCGATCTGCCATTCGTGCACGCTGACGGAAGTGACCCGCTTGGAGCGATCACGGCGGTATTTGCTGTTTCTCAAGGCCGGAAAGGGGGTATCAAGGGAGAATCTTGTTAGGGAGTTTGCGGCAATGGTCCACGATCGGATGACGGAATGCATCTACCCGTCCAAGCTCATGTCATTTGAGACGACAATGGTTCCTGAGGCAGTCAGGCAGGTGCCCGTcattgagagagggagggaggcatTGGAAGAGATCAATGAGAAGATGGGCCTTGCATTTGATGAACAAGATCTGCAGTACTACACAAGGCTTTTTAGGGACGATATCAGGCGGAACCCGACAACTGTCGAACTCTTCGACATCGCACAGTCTAACAGTGAGCACAGTCGGCATTGGTTTTTCAATGGGAAGCTTGTTATTGATGGAAAGCCAATGGATAATACACTTTTTCAGATTGTCAAGAGTACTTTGAAGGCGAACCCCAAGAACTCGGTTATAGGATTCAAGGATAACTCGAGTGCTATAAAGGGGTTTTCGGTGAATACATTGCGGCCAGTGACGCCTGGTTCAAcatctcctttatgcagtttgaCTCGTGATCTTGATATTCTGTTTACAGCAGAGACTCACAACTTCCCGTGTGCTGTGGCACCTTACCCTGGTGCTGAAACTGGCGTGGGAGGCCGCATCAGGGACACTCATGCAACAGGCCGGGGGTCTTTTGTGGTTGCTTCAACGGCTGGTTATTGTGTTGGGAACCTTCAGATGGAAGGGTCTTATGCTCCATGGGAAGATCTGTCTTTTGCTTATCCATCGAACTTGGCTTCACCTTTGCAAATCCTAATTGATGCGAGCAATGGTGCCTCGGATTACGGGAACAAGTTTGGAGAGCCTTTGATTCAAGGATATACAAGAACATTTGGAATGAGGCTCCCGAGTGGGGAGAGGAGGGAGTGGTTAAAGCCAATCATGTTCAGTGCAGGAATTGGGCAGATTGATCATGCACATATATCAAAAGGGGAGCCTGACATTGGAATGCTAGTGGTAAAGATTGGTGGCCCTGCGTATCGGATTGGAATGGGAGGTGGAGCTGCATCGAGCATGGTGAGTGGTCAGAATGATGCGGAGCTAGATTTCAATGCTGTTCAGAGAGGGGATGCAGAGATGTCGCAAAAGCTGTACAGGGTCGTCCGTGCTTGTGTTGAGATGGGGGAGGAAAATCCTATTATCAGTATTCACGATCAAGGTGCGGGTGGGAATTGTAATGTTGTTAAGGAAATAATCTATCCAAAGGGAGCTGAAATTGATATCCGGGCCATAGTCGTTGGTGATCAGACGATGTCAGTGCTAGAGATATGGGGCGCCGAATACCAGGAGCAGGATGCCATCTTAGTGAAGCCTGAAAGCCAAAGCTTGTTACACTCGATTTGTGAAAGAGAAAGGGTGTCTATGGCCGTGATCGGGACCATCAGCGGTGATGGACGGGTTGTATTAGTTGATAGCTTAGCTATGGAACATTGCCAGTCGAGTGGTCTCCCTCTCCCCCCTCCTGCAGTGGACCTCGAGCTTGAAAAGGTGCTTGGAGACATGCctcagaaaatttttgaattcaaACGGGCTGCCCAAGCACGTGAGCCGCTTGATATTGCTCCTGGAATCTCATTGTTTGATTGCCTGAAGAGGGTCTTGAGGCTTCCATCCGTATGTTCGAAACGCTTCTTGACAACGAAAGTTGATAGGTGTGTAACAGGTCTAGTAGCACAGCAGCAGACAGTCGGGCCCTTGCAACTTCCTCTTTCTGATGTTGCTGTGATCGCTCAGACATATACAGATATCACGGGTGGTGCTTGTGCAATTGGAGAGCAGCCCATCAAGGGCTTGTTAAATCCGAAAGCAATGGCAAGATTGGCTGTCGGGGAAGCACTTACAAATCTCGTATGGGCAAAGGTGACATCTCTCTGCGATGTTAAAGCAAGCGGGAATTGGATGTATGCTGCCAAGCTTGATGGAGAAGGAGCAGATATGTATGATGCAGCTACCGCTCTTGCAGAATCGATGATTGAATTAGGTATTGCAATAGACGGTGGGAAGGACAGTCTTTCAATGGCCGCTCATGCCTCAGGCGAGGTTGTCAAGGCCCCTGGAAGTCTTGTAATCAGTGTGTACGTCACATGCCCAGATATAACAATGACGGTGACTCCAGACTTGAAGCTCGGAGATGATGGTGTTTTGCTACACATTGATCTAGCGAAAGGGAAAAGACGGTTGGGTGGTTCTGCTCTTGCCCAGGTTTTTGACCAGGTTGGCAACGAATGCCCTGATCTTGATGATGTTCCTTATCTCAAAAGCATCTTTGAGTCCATTCAAGAACTCCTTTCAGAAGGCCTGATTTCAGCAGGCCATGACATCAGTGATGGTGGGTTTATTGTTTGCATTCTTGAGATGGCATTTGCTGGAAACTGTGGTTTGCAGTTGGACTTGGCATCACGAGGAAAAAGCCTCTTCCAAGCTCTTTTTGCAGAAGAGCTTGGTCTCGTTCTTGAGGTTAACAAACGAGACGTCGATACAGTCATGGAAAAACTTCATGCAGCTCACGTTTCTGCTGACATCATTGGACATGTCACCAAATCACCCATCATAGAAATACATGTCGATGGATTGCCTCAGTTGAAGGAGGAGACCACCCATCTTCGGGACATGTGGGAGGATACTAGTTTTCAGCTTGAGGGCTTTCAAAGATTAGCTTCTTGTGTGGATTTGGAGAAAACGGGGTTGAAGAGTCGGCATGTGCCTTCTTGGGTGCTGTCCTTTACCCCTCGATTTACAGAcgagaaatggatggttgtgtCTTCAAAGCCGAAGGTGGCCGTGATTCGTGAGGAAGGGAGCAATGGGGATAGAGAAATGTCGGCTGCACTTTATGCTGCTGGTTTTGAGCCTTGGGATATTGCAATGTCGGACCTTCTAAGCGGGCATGCTTCTCTTCGTGAGTTCCGTGGGTTGGTATTTGTTGGAGGTTTCAGCTATGCAGATGTACTGGATTCTGCTAAAGGTTGGTCTGCTTCCATAAGATTCAATAAGATGCTCCTGAATGAATTCCAAGAGTTCTACGATCGGCCCAACACTTTTAGCCTCGGGGTCTGCAATGGGTGTCAGCTCATGGCACTGTTAGGATGGGTGCCTGGATCGCAGGTCGGGGGTGTCCTTGGTGCAGGTGGGGACATGTCTCAACCAAGGTTTGTTCACAATGAATCGGGCCGCTTCGAGTGCCGTTTTACAAGTGTGACAATAGGAGAATCCCCATCAATAATGTTCAAAGGCATGGAGGGTAGCACGTTGGGTGTGTGGGCCGCTCATGGTGAGGGGAGGGCGTATTTCCCTGAAAAGGGCATTTTGGATCGCGTTCTGGAGTCAAATTTGGCACCGTTGAGATACTGTGATGATGATAGGAGTGTGACAGAGGTTTACCCATTCAATCCAAATGGTTCGCCGTTGGGGGTGGCAAGCCTTTGTTCGCCAGATGGGAGGCATCTAGCCATGATGCCTCATCCGGAGCGTTGTTTCATGATGTGGCAGTTTCCGTGGTATCCAAAGGAATGGGATGTTGATAGGAAGGGCCCCAGTCCATGGTTGCGGATGTTCCAGAATGCTCGCGAATGGTGCCAGTGA